In Paenibacillus sp. FSL R7-0345, a single window of DNA contains:
- a CDS encoding heavy metal translocating P-type ATPase: MVKRQWVLDGLDCANCAMKIENKVSKIDGVTACSVNFAMKTMTLETPADQADSISERARQTVTSLEPHVKLRELKAGGVRTKTQPGTVRAAHADGATAHGHEHAHGDHGHEHAHSDADTHGHEHTRGDADAHSHDHTHGDDAHGHSHDHGAGDTRRIILRLAGGGILAAAAMLLPLGGVPELLLFLAAYLIVGGEVVWSAARNIIRGRVFDENFLMALATIGAFAIGEYPEGVAVMLFYQVGELFQGMAVNRSRRSITALMDIRPEFAFLKEGGGLRRVSPEEVEIGDIIVVKPGEKVPLDGTILEGSAMMDTSALTGESVPRSAEPGSRVLSGFINRNGVVTVEVTQTFGESAVSKILELVQNAAGNKAKTENFITKFARAYTPLVVITALLLAVVPPLVISGATFSDWIYRALVFLVISCPCALVVSIPLGFFGGIGAASRSGILVKGSNYLEALNDVKIVVFDKTGTLTKGQFTVTGIYPAEGFTEEELLRTAAYAESHSSHPIAESIRAAYGQEIEMEATGDYDEISGHGISVKVEGRAVLAGNARLMEREGIAAIVPAQSGTVVHLAVDQRYAGHLIIADEVKEDSLAAVKALKALGIRKTVMLTGDTQTVAEAVGARLGIDEIHAGLLPQHKVEAVERLEQEKGKRENMIFVGDGINDTPVLARADVGIAMGGLGSDAAIEAADIVIMTDEPSKIAAAIGIAKRTRRIVWQNIIFALAVKGLFLLLGAFGIATMWEAVFSDVGVTVLAVLNSVRALKAPRGLS, encoded by the coding sequence ATGGTGAAGCGCCAGTGGGTCCTTGACGGGCTGGACTGTGCAAATTGTGCGATGAAGATAGAGAACAAAGTTTCCAAAATCGACGGCGTTACTGCTTGTTCCGTTAATTTTGCTATGAAGACAATGACACTAGAGACCCCTGCTGATCAGGCAGACAGTATAAGCGAGCGGGCCCGGCAGACAGTAACAAGCCTTGAACCGCATGTGAAGCTGCGGGAGCTGAAGGCCGGAGGCGTCCGCACGAAGACGCAGCCCGGCACAGTCCGGGCAGCTCATGCCGACGGAGCCACCGCCCACGGACATGAGCACGCCCACGGCGACCATGGCCACGAACACGCCCACAGCGATGCCGATACGCACGGCCACGAACACACCCGCGGTGATGCCGATGCTCACAGTCATGACCACACGCACGGCGATGACGCCCATGGCCATAGCCACGATCACGGGGCCGGTGATACCCGGCGGATTATCCTGCGGCTTGCGGGAGGCGGCATTCTGGCCGCTGCCGCCATGCTGCTGCCGCTCGGCGGTGTACCGGAGCTGCTGCTCTTTCTGGCCGCTTATCTGATCGTTGGCGGCGAGGTCGTGTGGTCGGCGGCCCGGAATATTATCCGGGGCCGGGTATTTGATGAGAATTTCCTGATGGCACTGGCAACGATCGGGGCTTTTGCCATCGGCGAATATCCGGAGGGGGTGGCCGTTATGCTCTTTTACCAGGTGGGCGAGCTATTCCAGGGAATGGCTGTGAACCGCTCCCGCCGGTCCATTACTGCGCTGATGGATATCCGCCCGGAGTTTGCTTTTTTGAAGGAAGGCGGCGGGCTGCGCCGGGTATCGCCTGAGGAAGTAGAGATCGGGGATATCATTGTCGTGAAGCCGGGAGAGAAGGTGCCGCTCGACGGAACGATCCTGGAAGGCAGCGCTATGATGGACACCTCCGCCCTCACCGGCGAATCGGTGCCGCGTTCGGCAGAGCCGGGCAGCCGGGTGCTGAGCGGCTTTATTAACCGCAACGGTGTAGTTACGGTAGAGGTTACGCAGACGTTCGGGGAATCAGCGGTATCCAAAATTCTCGAGCTGGTGCAGAATGCAGCCGGCAACAAAGCCAAAACGGAGAACTTTATTACCAAATTTGCCCGGGCCTATACGCCGCTGGTTGTGATTACTGCGTTGCTGCTGGCGGTTGTTCCCCCGCTGGTGATCAGCGGAGCCACCTTCTCCGACTGGATATACCGTGCGCTGGTCTTCCTGGTCATCTCATGTCCCTGCGCGCTCGTCGTTTCGATCCCGCTCGGCTTCTTCGGGGGCATCGGAGCCGCATCACGCAGCGGAATTCTGGTTAAGGGCAGCAATTATCTTGAAGCGCTAAACGATGTGAAAATTGTTGTCTTCGATAAGACCGGTACGTTAACAAAGGGACAGTTCACTGTTACAGGAATATATCCGGCGGAAGGCTTTACGGAAGAGGAACTGCTGCGGACGGCCGCTTATGCGGAGAGCCACTCCAGTCACCCGATTGCTGAATCAATACGTGCTGCTTACGGGCAGGAGATTGAAATGGAAGCAACGGGGGACTATGACGAGATTTCCGGACACGGGATTTCGGTTAAGGTGGAGGGCAGAGCAGTGCTTGCCGGAAATGCCAGACTGATGGAGCGTGAGGGAATTGCAGCAATTGTACCTGCCCAGAGCGGGACTGTCGTTCATCTCGCAGTAGATCAGCGGTACGCCGGACATCTGATCATTGCGGATGAAGTGAAGGAGGACTCGCTGGCGGCGGTCAAGGCGCTTAAAGCACTCGGCATCCGCAAAACCGTCATGCTGACCGGGGATACCCAGACTGTTGCTGAGGCTGTCGGAGCCCGGCTTGGGATTGATGAAATCCATGCCGGCCTGCTGCCGCAGCATAAGGTTGAGGCGGTTGAACGGCTGGAGCAGGAAAAGGGCAAGCGGGAGAACATGATTTTTGTCGGCGACGGCATTAATGATACCCCTGTGCTGGCGCGGGCCGATGTCGGAATTGCGATGGGCGGGCTCGGCTCGGATGCAGCGATTGAAGCGGCAGACATTGTGATTATGACGGATGAGCCGTCGAAAATTGCTGCAGCGATCGGGATTGCCAAGCGGACACGGCGTATTGTCTGGCAGAACATTATTTTTGCCCTCGCGGTAAAAGGGCTGTTCCTGCTGCTGGGTGCCTTCGGGATTGCCACGATGTGGGAAGCTGTATTCTCCGACGTAGGCGTTACCGTACTGGCGGTGCTGAACAGCGTCCGCGCTCTGAAGGCTCCCCGAGGGCTATCTTAA
- a CDS encoding methyl-accepting chemotaxis protein produces the protein MKAKKKKTASMQKKWSLILLAISIIPLLGSTVFFTTYFSKVTKEDNEAITETILDMNTTRLNEWLISKTSAVQELISLHPEFDTADPQTIFPAIRVLEDSDRQSEGYSVINENGLLTNMLGLTAEMGTADYFMKAKETMQPAVADMTYLEPLSKYVISVVVPVAGADKQFAGAIAFSVTPEMMLEMSKDIKVADSGYGYVISSDGTYYAHYDTQRIGKNIAEYASNPDMKSAVDKILAGESGSETFKGEDGKETITYYKTVPGTDWKLVISAPESEIYAKVISAQMVAGIFFISVVVVVVLLALYLTRLMVKPVSAVSKVVKRVAEGHLSERVPVTSNDEIGQMSKGINEMIDSLSGIVGMIDAAVAEVAISAKGLLGYANESSNTSVEIAEVIKEVAQGMEEQFKGSEQSARATEEMAIGLQRIAESSVNVSDQAESVNVEVENGYLGIQSTLEQMQVISTTAGQTSELIAALTEQSEQIGQIVDVISEISNQTGLLSLNASIEAARAGEHGRGFGVVANEVKKLAERTNTSIVHIVELIRQIQTSTANAAASMEKSITEIGDGMDKMNHVGAAFEHIRSSMREVSLQIQDVSAINEEMSAGTEEITASISDMLTIARASAENSQLVAEASVEQRDLMGKVVSEAEGLTAMMAELKEEVGRFR, from the coding sequence ATGAAAGCAAAAAAGAAAAAAACGGCCTCGATGCAGAAAAAATGGTCACTGATTCTGTTGGCCATATCGATTATACCGTTACTCGGATCAACCGTCTTTTTTACAACCTATTTCAGTAAGGTGACCAAAGAGGACAACGAAGCAATCACGGAAACCATCCTGGATATGAATACCACGCGGCTTAACGAATGGCTGATATCCAAAACCTCGGCTGTACAGGAGCTGATCTCCCTGCATCCCGAATTTGATACTGCAGACCCGCAGACGATTTTCCCGGCCATCAGGGTTCTTGAGGACAGCGACAGGCAGTCTGAAGGCTACAGCGTAATTAATGAAAACGGGCTGCTGACCAATATGCTGGGCTTAACGGCTGAGATGGGAACGGCGGACTATTTTATGAAAGCCAAAGAGACTATGCAGCCGGCTGTAGCGGATATGACCTACCTGGAACCCCTGAGTAAGTATGTAATTTCGGTAGTCGTTCCGGTTGCCGGAGCGGACAAACAGTTTGCCGGAGCGATTGCCTTCTCGGTTACCCCTGAGATGATGCTGGAAATGAGCAAGGATATCAAAGTCGCCGACAGCGGCTACGGATATGTTATTTCTAGTGACGGTACTTACTATGCCCATTACGATACACAGCGGATCGGGAAGAATATCGCGGAATACGCCAGCAATCCGGATATGAAATCGGCAGTGGACAAGATTCTGGCCGGTGAGAGCGGCTCGGAAACGTTTAAGGGTGAAGACGGGAAAGAGACCATTACGTATTACAAAACCGTGCCGGGCACGGACTGGAAGCTGGTGATAAGTGCCCCGGAAAGCGAAATTTATGCAAAAGTGATTTCGGCACAGATGGTGGCGGGTATTTTCTTCATTAGTGTAGTTGTAGTCGTTGTGTTGCTGGCGCTCTATCTGACCAGACTGATGGTAAAACCGGTTTCTGCGGTCTCCAAAGTGGTCAAACGGGTTGCAGAGGGTCATTTAAGTGAACGGGTACCTGTGACTTCAAATGATGAAATCGGCCAGATGAGCAAGGGCATTAATGAAATGATCGATTCCTTATCCGGTATTGTAGGAATGATTGATGCAGCAGTAGCTGAAGTGGCGATTTCTGCTAAGGGCTTGCTTGGATATGCCAATGAGTCCTCCAACACCTCGGTGGAGATTGCTGAAGTGATCAAGGAAGTGGCTCAGGGTATGGAAGAGCAGTTCAAGGGCTCGGAGCAGTCTGCACGGGCTACGGAGGAGATGGCGATCGGCCTGCAGCGGATTGCAGAATCTTCGGTTAATGTATCCGACCAGGCGGAAAGTGTGAACGTGGAGGTAGAAAACGGTTATCTGGGTATCCAGTCCACACTGGAGCAGATGCAGGTAATCAGTACGACGGCCGGCCAGACTTCAGAATTGATCGCAGCCCTTACCGAGCAGTCTGAGCAGATCGGGCAGATTGTCGATGTCATCTCGGAAATTTCCAATCAGACCGGGCTGCTGTCGCTGAATGCTTCTATTGAAGCTGCCAGAGCAGGTGAACACGGCCGCGGCTTCGGGGTGGTGGCGAATGAGGTGAAAAAGCTGGCTGAGCGCACGAATACGTCGATTGTGCATATTGTTGAGCTGATCCGGCAGATCCAGACCTCAACGGCAAATGCTGCTGCATCGATGGAGAAGAGCATTACGGAAATCGGTGACGGTATGGATAAAATGAACCATGTAGGCGCGGCGTTCGAGCATATCCGTTCCTCCATGCGTGAAGTTTCGCTGCAGATCCAGGATGTCTCCGCCATTAACGAGGAAATGTCTGCAGGGACTGAGGAGATTACGGCCTCCATTTCGGATATGCTGACCATTGCCAGAGCATCGGCGGAGAACTCCCAGCTGGTTGCTGAGGCATCTGTAGAACAGAGAGATCTGATGGGTAAGGTAGTTTCCGAAGCAGAGGGCCTGACAGCAATGATGGCTGAGCTGAAGGAAGAGGTCGGCAGATTCCGTTAA
- a CDS encoding L-lactate dehydrogenase, which produces MKTKSRKVAIVGSGNVGSSCAYSMVNQAICDEIMMVDRTYDRAMAQALDLSHCMDFTGTRTRVYAGTAGDCGSMDVVILTAGANPKPGQTRLDVLDAAAVITKEIVTDIMAGGFDGIFVVAANPVDIVTYMVWKMSGLPRHRIIGTGTSIDSSRLKTLLSEVFSIDPRSVNGYALGEHGESQFVAWSHVTIGGKPLLQIMEQHRERFSSLDLDDLARKTKDAGWEIFTRKGSTHFGIGSALAYITRSILNDEHKIIAVSAILDGEYGQSNVCTGVPAIISGGGIQELLELNLNEQEAAKFKTSCGIIRAGIESLQLEETV; this is translated from the coding sequence TTGAAAACAAAATCGAGAAAAGTGGCAATCGTCGGCTCCGGAAATGTAGGTTCAAGCTGTGCCTATTCCATGGTCAATCAGGCCATATGCGATGAGATCATGATGGTCGACCGTACCTATGACCGGGCCATGGCGCAGGCGCTTGACCTCTCGCACTGCATGGATTTTACAGGAACCAGAACCAGGGTCTATGCCGGTACTGCCGGTGATTGCGGCAGTATGGATGTAGTCATCCTGACGGCAGGCGCGAATCCGAAGCCCGGCCAGACAAGGCTTGATGTGCTGGACGCCGCGGCCGTTATCACTAAAGAGATCGTTACTGACATTATGGCCGGCGGCTTCGACGGAATCTTTGTGGTAGCTGCCAATCCGGTCGATATCGTCACATATATGGTATGGAAAATGTCCGGCCTCCCGCGCCACCGCATTATCGGCACCGGCACCTCCATCGACTCGTCGCGGCTGAAGACGCTGCTCTCCGAGGTGTTCTCGATTGACCCGCGCAGCGTCAACGGTTATGCTCTCGGCGAGCACGGTGAATCGCAGTTCGTCGCCTGGTCCCATGTCACGATCGGCGGCAAGCCGCTGCTGCAGATTATGGAGCAGCACCGGGAGCGGTTCAGCAGCCTCGATCTCGATGATCTGGCCCGCAAGACCAAGGATGCGGGCTGGGAAATCTTCACCCGCAAGGGCTCGACCCATTTCGGGATCGGCAGCGCGCTGGCTTATATCACCCGCTCCATCCTCAATGACGAGCACAAAATCATCGCCGTCTCAGCCATCCTGGACGGGGAGTACGGGCAAAGCAATGTGTGCACCGGCGTCCCGGCAATTATCAGCGGCGGCGGCATTCAGGAGCTGCTGGAGCTGAATCTTAACGAGCAGGAAGCGGCTAAATTCAAAACCTCCTGCGGCATCATCCGTGCCGGTATCGAAAGCCTGCAGCTCGAGGAAACCGTGTAG
- a CDS encoding cytochrome c biogenesis protein CcdC — MGNINPSLLHIGSTLGAVFMALMVIFIRLKASERPVTLRKIWIPPLGMSTGFAMFVVPDVRFPWWWAVLAFLAGWFVFAYPLMRSTKFEEREGQIYAQRSKSFAFILLGLLLVRTVLHEFINRYVSVPQSGGLFFILAFGMILHWRVFMYKRYTLMSPPQTRVPQPRS, encoded by the coding sequence ATGGGCAATATCAATCCCTCGCTTCTGCATATAGGCTCCACGCTGGGAGCGGTTTTTATGGCGCTGATGGTTATTTTTATCCGTCTGAAGGCAAGCGAACGGCCGGTGACCCTCCGTAAAATATGGATTCCGCCACTGGGCATGTCCACAGGCTTCGCCATGTTCGTGGTACCTGATGTCCGCTTTCCCTGGTGGTGGGCGGTGCTGGCGTTTCTTGCCGGCTGGTTCGTCTTTGCTTATCCGCTGATGCGCAGCACCAAATTTGAAGAACGGGAAGGCCAGATTTATGCCCAGCGTTCCAAGAGCTTCGCTTTTATACTGCTCGGCCTGCTGCTTGTCCGCACCGTGCTCCATGAATTCATCAACCGGTATGTATCTGTCCCGCAGTCCGGCGGCCTGTTCTTTATTCTGGCCTTCGGCATGATCCTTCACTGGCGGGTGTTCATGTATAAGCGCTATACCCTGATGTCTCCGCCGCAGACCCGTGTTCCGCAGCCGCGGAGCTAA
- a CDS encoding GlsB/YeaQ/YmgE family stress response membrane protein, translating into MSFLWMLIVGGVIGWLAGLIMGRDIPGGIIGNIIAGILGSWLGGMLLGEWGPRISDFYVFQSIIGAVILIAIVSLILRSVGGRSRS; encoded by the coding sequence ATGAGTTTTCTATGGATGTTGATCGTAGGCGGCGTGATTGGGTGGCTGGCAGGACTAATTATGGGCAGAGACATTCCGGGAGGCATCATCGGTAACATTATCGCCGGTATCCTTGGCTCATGGCTCGGCGGTATGCTGCTGGGCGAGTGGGGACCAAGAATCAGTGACTTCTATGTCTTCCAATCCATCATCGGTGCAGTAATCCTGATTGCAATCGTCAGCCTGATTCTGCGTTCGGTTGGCGGACGCAGCCGCTCTTAA
- a CDS encoding lactonase family protein — MKQPNEVLFYIGTYNTKENEAILLGALNKDTGEMRVLGGNKGIENPSYLAVNSSGTVVYAASEQDEGEVHAFSVEAGTGALQPLGSRSTDGGAPCYVSVSPQGDYIFVANYTGGNVNAFPVQADGSLGEMSSQVKHEGSGIRQDRQDAPHTHSIIPDSTGERVLVCDLGIDQVLIYRLEDGKLVTHREVNLPPGSGPRHLAVHPSNQWIYLINELNSTITVFANNEQQGDLKLLQSISSLPEHYPAGSDDTAADIHVSPCGRFLYASNRGHDSIGLFYINAETGLLEAGDWVMSGGRTPRNFAITSGMLLAANQDSSNIVSFRIDKESGRLIPTGNELEVTAPVCLVPLPV, encoded by the coding sequence ATGAAGCAGCCTAATGAAGTGCTATTTTACATCGGTACATATAATACAAAAGAAAACGAAGCCATTTTGCTGGGAGCTCTGAATAAGGATACAGGCGAGATGCGGGTGCTGGGCGGAAACAAAGGGATTGAGAATCCATCCTATCTGGCAGTAAACAGCTCAGGGACTGTAGTCTATGCGGCAAGCGAGCAGGATGAAGGCGAAGTTCATGCCTTTTCCGTTGAGGCCGGCACGGGAGCGCTGCAGCCTCTGGGCAGCAGAAGCACGGACGGCGGGGCGCCCTGTTATGTCTCGGTTTCCCCGCAGGGTGACTACATATTTGTGGCCAATTACACCGGCGGCAATGTCAATGCCTTCCCGGTTCAAGCGGACGGCTCACTCGGGGAAATGTCCAGCCAGGTCAAGCATGAGGGCTCGGGAATCCGTCAGGACAGGCAGGATGCACCGCATACACACTCGATCATCCCGGACAGTACCGGAGAGCGGGTGCTGGTATGTGATCTGGGGATTGACCAGGTGCTGATCTACCGCCTTGAGGACGGCAAGCTGGTTACACACCGCGAGGTCAATCTGCCGCCGGGATCAGGTCCCCGCCATCTGGCAGTTCATCCGTCGAATCAATGGATCTATCTTATTAACGAGCTGAACAGTACAATAACGGTGTTTGCTAATAATGAACAGCAGGGCGATTTGAAGCTGCTGCAGAGCATCAGCTCGCTGCCGGAGCATTACCCGGCGGGCAGTGATGACACGGCTGCAGATATACATGTGTCACCGTGCGGACGGTTCCTGTATGCATCCAACCGTGGACATGACAGTATCGGACTGTTCTATATTAATGCGGAAACCGGCTTGCTGGAAGCGGGCGACTGGGTGATGTCGGGCGGGCGGACACCGCGTAATTTCGCCATCACCTCTGGTATGCTGCTTGCTGCCAACCAGGACAGCAGCAATATCGTTTCTTTCCGGATCGACAAGGAGAGCGGCCGGCTGATTCCTACCGGTAATGAACTGGAGGTTACTGCTCCGGTCTGCCTGGTTCCGCTGCCGGTATAG
- a CDS encoding alpha/beta hydrolase, which translates to MGMDLEYAPQLPQPQRPRLIRRIFGELGRRIMLTYAYDTTLWRTALAGPWTICTLSFIIAVLGIPTGMGTPADIILAAGAGTIVLALAGNLLALLLSLAGFRFPKLFAGTLLSTYGAVLLILYFGGLAIEAAAVIAAIAALIGAAGGLSAGLLRSRRTVSGVLLAAAILLAPLPLYGAGLSQPATDTLTAAAGDVTPVHGADPAAPGSYSYEPFTYGSGEDLHRAGYGKDVGLISASADASAFIKNWPKLRTIFWGFDYNALPLNAQVWMPEGEGPFPLVMMVHGNHMMEDYSEEGYAYLGELLASRGFIAVSVDENFLNYSAWSGIPDNDFKVRTWMILKHLEQIGTYAEQPGNPFYQKVDYSKTALLGHSRGGQAVAMAADASRWFKDDPVLAVTDQFTISSVIALAPTDKAIDDQQARLKDVNYLTLQGARDGDVHDFYGDRQYIRSSYTSGSTAFKSSLYIADANHSQFNTDWGLYDQSLPAGLFLNRAQIMDGNEQRQIAKVYVSAFLEATLHGQSQYQDLFRDYRSGLQWLPDTAYYSRFQSGGFIPVANYDEDRNKNTVTGGTAAVTGLGWIEETAKDRESKGKSTYGLLLEHDAGDEAGSYSITLKDSIVRELAGSGAAGLTFSMANRNADLPAEDSESDSASAAAPAPDVEVELTDSNDVSARLPLDEVMDILPLPQTEFTISPWLEERVSDGKYGDLSEAVFQTYELPFESFLEEEPALNPGELTEITFYLQEEGDRIMLDDIGFYTGDEAPGRLQ; encoded by the coding sequence ATGGGAATGGATTTGGAATATGCTCCACAGCTGCCCCAGCCGCAAAGACCGCGGCTGATCAGGCGCATATTCGGGGAACTGGGCAGACGGATCATGCTGACTTATGCGTACGATACAACATTATGGAGGACGGCACTGGCTGGTCCCTGGACAATATGTACGCTGTCTTTTATTATTGCCGTTCTGGGTATTCCGACAGGTATGGGAACCCCGGCGGATATTATACTGGCCGCAGGAGCCGGAACGATTGTGCTGGCACTCGCCGGTAACCTTCTGGCCCTGCTGCTGTCGCTGGCCGGCTTCCGCTTTCCCAAGCTGTTTGCCGGTACCCTCTTAAGTACCTACGGAGCTGTGCTGCTCATCCTGTACTTTGGAGGTCTGGCAATTGAAGCAGCTGCGGTCATTGCCGCCATTGCTGCTCTGATTGGAGCGGCCGGCGGTTTATCGGCAGGCCTGCTGCGGAGCAGGCGGACCGTCTCTGGCGTGCTGCTGGCTGCAGCTATTTTGCTGGCCCCGCTGCCGCTCTATGGCGCCGGACTAAGTCAGCCTGCAACGGACACCTTAACGGCCGCAGCCGGAGATGTCACTCCTGTTCATGGAGCCGACCCCGCAGCACCGGGCAGCTACAGCTATGAACCCTTCACTTACGGGAGCGGAGAAGACCTGCACCGGGCCGGGTATGGCAAGGACGTCGGCCTGATATCCGCTTCTGCCGATGCCTCAGCCTTCATTAAAAACTGGCCCAAGCTGCGCACGATTTTCTGGGGATTTGATTACAACGCGCTTCCGCTTAATGCCCAGGTGTGGATGCCTGAGGGAGAAGGCCCCTTCCCGCTTGTGATGATGGTGCACGGCAACCACATGATGGAGGATTACTCTGAGGAGGGTTACGCCTATCTGGGTGAGCTGCTGGCCAGCCGCGGCTTCATCGCCGTCTCGGTGGATGAGAACTTTCTCAATTACTCGGCCTGGTCCGGCATTCCTGACAATGACTTCAAGGTGCGGACGTGGATGATTCTGAAGCATCTGGAGCAGATCGGAACCTATGCGGAGCAGCCGGGAAATCCGTTCTACCAGAAGGTCGATTATTCCAAAACAGCCCTCCTGGGCCACAGCCGCGGCGGCCAGGCGGTCGCCATGGCTGCCGATGCATCGCGCTGGTTCAAGGATGATCCTGTACTGGCAGTAACAGACCAGTTCACCATCTCTTCCGTTATTGCCCTGGCTCCGACCGATAAAGCCATCGACGACCAGCAGGCCCGGCTAAAGGATGTAAACTATCTGACACTGCAGGGCGCAAGGGACGGTGATGTGCATGACTTCTACGGGGACCGGCAATATATACGTTCCAGCTACACCAGCGGATCAACAGCCTTCAAGAGCTCACTCTATATCGCCGATGCCAACCACAGCCAGTTCAATACGGACTGGGGGCTGTATGACCAGTCCCTGCCGGCCGGATTATTTTTAAACCGGGCTCAGATTATGGACGGAAATGAACAGCGGCAGATTGCCAAGGTATATGTATCAGCCTTCCTGGAGGCTACACTGCACGGGCAAAGCCAATATCAGGACCTGTTCCGTGATTACCGCAGCGGCCTGCAGTGGCTGCCGGATACAGCCTATTACAGCCGCTTCCAGAGCGGCGGGTTTATTCCGGTAGCCAATTACGACGAGGACCGCAACAAGAACACGGTGACAGGCGGTACAGCCGCAGTGACCGGTCTCGGATGGATCGAGGAAACGGCCAAGGACCGCGAGTCCAAGGGCAAATCGACATACGGCCTTCTGCTTGAACACGATGCCGGAGATGAAGCAGGCTCCTACAGCATTACGCTTAAGGACAGTATAGTCCGGGAGCTTGCCGGATCAGGTGCAGCCGGGCTGACCTTCTCCATGGCGAACCGCAATGCCGACTTGCCGGCAGAGGACAGCGAATCTGATAGTGCGTCTGCCGCTGCTCCGGCTCCGGATGTCGAGGTTGAATTGACTGACAGCAATGATGTCAGCGCCCGCCTGCCGCTGGATGAAGTAATGGATATCCTTCCGCTGCCGCAGACCGAGTTCACCATTAGCCCCTGGCTGGAGGAGCGGGTCAGCGACGGCAAATACGGCGATCTGTCAGAGGCTGTATTCCAGACCTATGAGCTGCCTTTTGAGAGCTTCCTGGAGGAAGAACCTGCGCTTAACCCCGGTGAATTAACCGAAATCACCTTCTATCTGCAAGAGGAAGGTGACCGGATCATGCTGGATGATATCGGCTTCTACACTGGAGATGAAGCCCCCGGCAGATTACAGTAG
- a CDS encoding sulfate ABC transporter substrate-binding protein — protein sequence MKKGIKKGLLAGFTLMLTAGLTACGSNGNTNNSANSAANAAEATNAANNAAATAEATKAPAKDPVELLNVSYDPTRELYENYNKAFAAYWEQETGQKVTVKQSHGGSGAQSRAVLEGLEADVVTLALGYDIDALADKGLINEGWESKFEHNSSPYTSTIVFLVRKGNPKGIKDWPDLLKEGVEVITPNPKTSGGARWNYLAAWGYALDNNNNDEAKAQEFVQELFKHVPVLDTGARGATTTFVERGIGDVLLAWENEAYLSIKELGPDKFEIVNPSESILAEPPVAIVDKTVDKRGTREVSEAYLNYLYTEEGQKIAAENYYRPTLESVKEQFKDQFPEIKLFTLAEKFGTWKETQEKHFNDGGIFDKIYVPGS from the coding sequence ATGAAGAAAGGGATCAAGAAGGGGCTTCTCGCCGGATTTACATTAATGCTGACGGCAGGGCTCACTGCTTGCGGGAGCAACGGTAATACGAATAACAGTGCCAATTCAGCGGCCAATGCAGCTGAAGCAACGAATGCGGCAAATAATGCAGCTGCTACAGCCGAGGCGACCAAAGCACCGGCAAAAGATCCGGTGGAGCTGCTGAATGTCTCCTATGACCCTACACGCGAGCTGTATGAGAACTATAACAAGGCTTTTGCTGCTTATTGGGAGCAGGAAACCGGCCAGAAGGTAACCGTTAAACAGTCTCATGGCGGTTCCGGGGCGCAGAGCCGGGCGGTGCTTGAGGGGCTGGAGGCGGATGTAGTGACCCTTGCGCTTGGTTATGACATTGATGCGCTGGCTGATAAAGGGCTGATTAATGAAGGCTGGGAGAGCAAGTTCGAGCATAACAGCTCGCCGTACACCTCCACCATCGTGTTCCTGGTGCGCAAGGGCAATCCGAAGGGCATCAAGGACTGGCCGGATCTGCTGAAAGAAGGCGTGGAGGTTATCACTCCGAATCCGAAAACCTCCGGCGGTGCACGCTGGAACTATCTGGCGGCATGGGGCTATGCGCTGGATAACAACAATAACGATGAAGCCAAGGCGCAGGAATTTGTCCAGGAGCTGTTCAAGCATGTGCCGGTACTGGATACCGGGGCGCGCGGAGCAACGACAACCTTTGTAGAACGCGGCATCGGCGACGTGCTGCTGGCCTGGGAGAATGAAGCCTATCTGTCCATCAAGGAGCTGGGTCCGGACAAATTCGAAATCGTGAACCCGTCCGAGAGCATTCTGGCAGAGCCGCCGGTTGCCATCGTGGACAAAACCGTCGATAAGCGGGGAACCCGTGAGGTATCTGAAGCCTATCTGAACTATCTTTACACTGAGGAAGGCCAGAAAATCGCCGCAGAGAACTACTACCGCCCGACACTGGAAAGTGTGAAGGAGCAGTTCAAGGACCAGTTCCCGGAGATCAAGCTGTTCACCCTGGCCGAGAAGTTCGGTACCTGGAAAGAAACGCAGGAGAAGCACTTTAACGACGGCGGAATCTTCGACAAGATTTATGTGCCGGGAAGCTAA